Proteins encoded together in one Camelina sativa cultivar DH55 chromosome 9, Cs, whole genome shotgun sequence window:
- the LOC104714756 gene encoding serpin-Z1-like isoform X1, giving the protein MNVREAMKKQADVAMMLSRHVLSFPPKDSNVIFSPASINTAITMHAAGPGGDLVADEVLSFLRASSIDELKTVFRKLSSVVYADSSACGDPKITSANGLWIDKSLPVNNRKYKDLFENFFKAVYAPVDFRSKAEEVRIEVNSWVEHHTNNLIMDLLPPESVTDETEKIYANALYFKGAWERPFEKSYTKDQDFHLVNGTTVSVPFMTSYADQYVRAYDGFKVLRLPYRQASNDNKREFSMYFYLPDKKDGLDDLLEKMASTPGFLDSHIPSYRDEVRYFRIPKFKIKFGFSVNRVLDVMSLGLRSMSMYHKACVEIDEEGAEAAAATADVEEDGCCLPETDFVADHPFLFLIREDKTGTVLFVGQLFDPSKLV; this is encoded by the exons ATGAATGTAAGAGAAGCTATGAAGAAGCAAGCAGACGTCGCGATGATGCTTTCCCGGCACGTCTTATCTTTCCCACCCAAAGACTCTAACGTCATCTTCTCTCCGGCGTCCATAAACACTGCGATCACCATGCACGCCGCTGGTCCCGGAGGTGATTTAGTCGCCGATGAAGTCCTCTCCTTCCTCAGAGCTTCTTCAATCGATGAACTCAAAACCGTCTTCCGCAAACTTTCCTCCGTCGTCTACGCTGACAGCAGCGCGTGTGGCGACCCAAAGATAACGTCGGCGAATGGCCTCTGGATTGATAAATCCCTTCCGGTTAATAATCGCAAGTATAAAGATCTATTCGAGAACTTCTTCAAAGCTGTTTATGCTCCAGTAGATTTCCGATCAAAG GCTGAAGAAGTGCGTATAGAAGTGAACTCATGGGTTGAGCATCACACCAATAATCTCATCATGGATCTTCTTCCACCTGAATCCGTTACAGACGAAACTGAAAAGATTTACGCAAACGCATTGTATTTCAAAGGAGCTTGGGAAAGACCATTTGAAAAGTCCTATACAAAAGACCAAGACTTTCACCTTGTCAATGGCACAACTGTCTCTGTGCCATTCATGACCAGCTATGCGGATCAATACGTAAGAGCCTATGACGGTTTCAAGGTCCTCAGGCTCCCTTACCGACAAGCGAGTAATGATAACAAACGTGAATTCTCAATGTATTTCTATCTTCCGGACAAGAAAGATGGATTGGATGATCTCTTGGAGAAAATGGCATCTACGCCTGGATTCTTGGATAGTCACATTCCGAGTTACAGAGATGAGGTTAGGTACTTTAGAATTCCAAAGTTTAAGATCAAATTTGGTTTTTCTGTTAATCGTGTTTTGGATGTAATGAGTCTGGGACTGCGTTCAATGTCAATGTACCATAAAGCTTGTGTCgagattgatgaagaaggtGCTGAAGCTGCGGCCGCAACTGCTGATGTGGAGGAGGACGGTTGTTGTCTTCCTGAGACAGATTTTGTGGCTGATCATCCATTTCTTTTCCTTATTCGAGAAGACAAAACAGGGACCGTTTTGTTCGTTGGTCAGCTCTTCGACCCTTCGAAATTAGTCTAA
- the LOC104714756 gene encoding serpin-Z1-like isoform X2, whose protein sequence is MNVREAMKKQADVAMMLSRHVLSFPPKDSNVIFSPASINTAITMHAAGPGGDLVADEVLSFLRASSIDELKTVFRKLSSVVYADSSACGDPKITSANGLWIDKSLPVNNRKYKDLFENFFKAVYAPVDFRSKAEEVRIEVNSWVEHHTNNLIMDLLPPESVTDETEKIYANALYFKGAWERPFEKSYTKDQDFHLVNGTTVSVPFMTSYADQYVRAYDGFKVLRLPYRQASNDNKREFSMYFYLPDKKDGLDDLLEKMASTPGFLDSHIPSYRDEVSLCRD, encoded by the exons ATGAATGTAAGAGAAGCTATGAAGAAGCAAGCAGACGTCGCGATGATGCTTTCCCGGCACGTCTTATCTTTCCCACCCAAAGACTCTAACGTCATCTTCTCTCCGGCGTCCATAAACACTGCGATCACCATGCACGCCGCTGGTCCCGGAGGTGATTTAGTCGCCGATGAAGTCCTCTCCTTCCTCAGAGCTTCTTCAATCGATGAACTCAAAACCGTCTTCCGCAAACTTTCCTCCGTCGTCTACGCTGACAGCAGCGCGTGTGGCGACCCAAAGATAACGTCGGCGAATGGCCTCTGGATTGATAAATCCCTTCCGGTTAATAATCGCAAGTATAAAGATCTATTCGAGAACTTCTTCAAAGCTGTTTATGCTCCAGTAGATTTCCGATCAAAG GCTGAAGAAGTGCGTATAGAAGTGAACTCATGGGTTGAGCATCACACCAATAATCTCATCATGGATCTTCTTCCACCTGAATCCGTTACAGACGAAACTGAAAAGATTTACGCAAACGCATTGTATTTCAAAGGAGCTTGGGAAAGACCATTTGAAAAGTCCTATACAAAAGACCAAGACTTTCACCTTGTCAATGGCACAACTGTCTCTGTGCCATTCATGACCAGCTATGCGGATCAATACGTAAGAGCCTATGACGGTTTCAAGGTCCTCAGGCTCCCTTACCGACAAGCGAGTAATGATAACAAACGTGAATTCTCAATGTATTTCTATCTTCCGGACAAGAAAGATGGATTGGATGATCTCTTGGAGAAAATGGCATCTACGCCTGGATTCTTGGATAGTCACATTCCGAGTTACAGAGATGAGGTTAG CTTGTGTCgagattga
- the LOC104716086 gene encoding serpin-Z2-like — translation MDLQEAMKKQNDVALLLAQKVISAKPKNSNLVFSPASINAVLAMAAATSDNETLRSCILSFLRSSSTDELNAIFRKIASDILVDGSKRGGPKIASANGVWIEQSCPCSHASKDLFENFFKAEFALVDFRSKFEEVRKEVNSWALRHTNGLIKDLLPPASVTSETLWIYGNALYFKGAWKDKFDKSMTKHKPFHLVDGKQVHVPFMQSYESQYIKAYNGFKVLRLPYRQGHNDTSRQFSMCIYLPDEKDGLDNLVEKMASTDGFLDSHIPSWRVSVGEFRIPKFKIEFGFEASSVFNDFDLNVLLYQKAFIEIDEEGTEAAAATALIGIEGCSAYRPPPPINFVADHPFFFLIREDKTGTVLFAGQIFDPAFGSSETGGAFDALDTPAYIEKKHEELRWEDYQREHNTTPANFKLERQDSGRTLKRKSHSEGIERDIDSEACCDTLTKKLAHSKATVDKLDESKS, via the exons ATGGATTTACAAGAAGCGATGAAGAAGCAAAACGACGTTGCTCTGTTGCTTGCGCAGAAAGTAATTTCTGCCAAACCCAAAAATTCTAACCTCGTCTTCTCTCCGGCATCTATCAACGCCGTTCTCGCCATGGCCGCTGCTACCTCCGACAATGAAACACTAAGATCCTGCATCCTCTCCTTTCTTAGGTCTTCGTCCACCGACGAACTCAACGCCATCTTCCGTAAAATCGCTTCGGACATCCTTGTCGACGGAAGCAAAAGAGGTGGGCCAAAAATCGCGTCGGCTAATGGAGTGTGGATAGAGCAATCTTGTCCGTGTAGTCACGCGTCGAAGGATCTCTTTGAGAATTTCTTCAAAGCTGAGTTTGCTCTAGTTGATTTCCGATCCAAG tTTGAAGAAGTGCGTAAGGAGGTGAATTCTTGGGCTTTACGTCATACCAATGGTCTCATCAAAGATCTTCTTCCTCCTGCATCCGTTACAAGCGAAACCCTCTGGATCTATGGAAACGCCTTGTACTTCAAAGGAGCTTGGAAAGACAAATTCGACAAATCAATGACGAAACACAAACCTTTTCACCTTGTTGATGGCAAACAAGTACATGTGCCTTTCATGCAAAGCTATGAAAGTCAATATATAAAGGCTTACAACGGTTTCAAGGTCCTTAGACTGCCATACCGACAAGGACATAATGATACAAGCCGCCAATTCTCAATGTGTATCTATCTCCCGGACGAGAAAGATGGACTCGATAACCTTGTGGAGAAAATGGCATCTACTGATGGTTTCTTGGACAGTCACATTCCGAGTTGGAGAGTTAGTGTTGGTGAATTCAGAATACCAAAGTTTAAGATTGAATTCGGGTTTGAAGCTTCCAGCGTTTTCAATGACTTTGACCTTAATGTGTTATTATACCAAAAAGCTTTCATTGAGATCGATGAAGAAGGTACGGAAGCTGCAGCTGCTACTGCACTAATTGGCATTGAGGGCTGCAGCGCTTATAGGCCTCCTCCTCCGATTAATTTTGTGGCCGatcatccattttttttcttgattagaGAAGACAAAACTGGAACAGTTTTGTTCGCTGGTCAAATCTTCGATCCAGCCTTTGGTAGCTCTGAAACTGGAGGTGCTTTTGATGCATTAGACACTCCTGCatacatagaaaaaaaacatgaggaGCTTAGGTGGGAGGACTACCAGCGTGAACATAATACCACTCCTGCAAACTTCAAACTCGAAAGGCAGGACTCAGGCAGGACTCTGAAGCGAAAGAGTCACTCAGAAGGCATTGAAAGAGACATCGACTCTGAAGCCTGCTGTGACACCCTAACTAAGAAATTAGCCCATTCGAAAGCCACTGTTGACAAGTTGGACGAGTCCAAGAGTTAA
- the LOC104714759 gene encoding serpin-Z2-like, which translates to MVRPKLSSVEIAEPSRAEAKRRKILDVQKAMNKQNDVALFLAGKVISAVAKNCNFVFSPTSINAVLTMVAATCEEETLRSSIISFLRSSSTVELNSVFSEIASLVLVDGSKAGGPKISSVNGVWIEQSISCSPESKDLFDNFFKAAFAKVDFISKSEEVREEVNSWALHHTNGLIKDLLPPESVTKETTQIYGNALYFKGVWRNKFDKSRTQHKPFHLFSGTSVSVPFMTSSKQQCVEEYDGFKVLKLPYLPGDDGTNRYFSMYIYLPDKKGEFDNLLERMTSTPGFLDSHIPSEIVKLGKFRIPKFKTEFGFDASTVFVNDFNLEVSLHHKALIEVDEEGTEAAAATALRMSIGGCARVQKIDFVADHPFLFLIREDTTGTVLFGGQIFDPSKSSSA; encoded by the exons aTGGTGAGGCCGAAATTAAGCAGTGTAGAAATCGCAGAGCCCTCTCGCGCAGAGGCGAAGAGAAGGAAGATACTGGATGTGCAGAAAGCGATGAATAAGCAAAACGACGTTGCTCTGTTCCTTGCGGGGAAAGTAATTTCTGCCGTAGCCAAAAACTGTAACTTCGTCTTCTCTCCGACATCTATTAACGCCGTACTCACCATGGTCGCTGCTACCTGCGAAGAGGAAACGTTAAGGTCCTCTATTATTTCCTTTCTTAGGTCTTCTTCCACCGTCGAGCTCAACTCCGTCTTCAGCGAAATCGCTTCTCTCGTCCTTGTGGATGGAAGCAAAGCAGGTGGGCCAAAGATTTCTTCAGTTAATGGAGTGTGGATAGAGCAATCAATCTCGTGTAGCCCCGAGTCGAAAGATCTCTTTGATAACTTTTTCAAGGCTGCTTTCGCCAAAGTTGATTTCATATCCAAG tCTGAAGAAGTACGTGAGGAGGTGAATTCGTGGGCTTTACATCACACCAATGGTCTCATCAAAGATCTTCTTCCTCCTGAATCCGTTACAAAGGAAACCACTCAGATTTACGGCAACGCATTGTACTTCAAAGGAGTTTGGCGAAACAAATTCGACAAGTCAAGGACGCAACACAAACCTTTTCACCTTTTCAGTGGAACCTCAGTGTCTGTGCCATTCATGACAAGCTCTAAGCAGCAATGCGTTGAGGAATATGATGGTTTCAAGGTTCTCAAGCTTCCTTATCTACCAGGTGATGATGGTACCAACCGCTATTTCTCAATGTATATCTATCTCCCGGACAAGAAAGGTGAATTTGATAATCTTTTGGAGAGAATGACATCTACTCCTGGATTCTTGGATAGTCACATTCCGAGTGAAATCGTTAAACTTGGTAAATTCAGAATCCCAAAGTTTAAGACTGAATTTGGGTTTGATGCTTCAACGGTTTTCGTCAATGACTTTAACCTTGAAGTGTCATTGCACCATAAAGCTTTGATTGAGGTGGATGAAGAAGGTACTGAAGCCGCAGCTGCTACTGCTCTACGTATGTCTATTGGTGGTTGCGCGAGAGTACAGAAGATAGATTTTGTGGCAGATCAtccatttcttttcttgattAGAGAAGACACAACCGGAACTGTTTTGTTCGGTGGTCAAATCTTCGATCCTTCCAAATCTTCTTCTGCTTAA
- the LOC104714760 gene encoding serpin-Z1-like yields the protein MIAQRFAVASSFLVRMNPRMTFVSRIHPKMTIQELSISSKTADPSQVIPSPSLSKIDLRKAIKKRNDEDLALMGELIASKARNSNFIFSPASINSAYTMMAARYGFISDELKAVFSEIATVVFADGSASGGPKFSYINGFWVEQTLPVDHPFKDLIEKSFKATYAEVDFRSKAEEIRLEVNKWAADQTNGLITNLLPPGSVESETNEVSGNALYFKGAWAQPFQKWCTKNKKFHLVNGSSVSVPFMSSKEEQYVKAYNGFKVLRLPYRKGDDDTNREFSMYFYLPDKKDGLDELVKKMTSTPGFVDKHIPYHKDKVDNITIPKFKISFMFKASKEEEKLHIYHSACVEIDEKGARAAAATAMVRYSFSTLPKIDFVADHPFLFLIREDKTGTILFAGQIFDPSKKSS from the exons ATGATAGCTCAACGATTCGCAGTAGCAAGTTCCTTTCTTGTAAGGATGAATCCAAGGATGACCTTTGTTTCAAGGATTCATCCAAAGATGACTATACAAGAACTTAGCATATCGTCGAAAACAGCAGATCCTTCCCAAGTAATCCCAAGTCCCTCTCTGTCAAAGATCGATCTGCGAAAAGCAATAAAGAAGCGAAACGACGAAGATTTGGCCCTTATGGGTGAACTAATAGcttcaaaagcaagaaactCTAACTTCATCTTTTCTCCGGCATCAATCAACTCCGCATACACAATGATGGCTGCCCGCTACGGCTTTATCTCCGACGAGCTTAAAGCTGTCTTCAGCGAGATCGCTACGGTGGTTTTTGCTGACGGCAGTGCAAGCGGTGGCCCCAAATTCTCGTATATTAATGGCTTTTGGGTGGAGCAAACACTCCCAGTTGATCATCCGTTTAAGGATCTGATAGAGAAATCTTTCAAGGCTACTTACGCTGAAGTTGATTTCCGATCTAAG GCTGAAGAAATACGTCTTGAGGTGAATAAATGGGCTGCAGATCAGACAAATGGTCTCATCACAAACCTTCTTCCTCCTGGATCAGTTGAAAGCGAAACCAATGAGGTTTCTGGAAACGCATTGTACTTCAAAGGAGCTTGGGCTCAACCATTTCAGAAATGGtgtacaaaaaacaaaaagtttcacCTTGTCAATGGCTCGTCAGTGTCTGTACCATTTATGAGCAGCAAAGAGGAGCAATACGTTAAGGCTTACAATGGTTTCAAGGTCCTCAGGCTCCCATACCGAAAAGGCGATGATGATACCAATCGTGAATTCTCAATGTATTTCTATCTGCCAGACAAGAAAGATGGATTGGATGAACTCGTGAAGAAAATGACATCTACTCCTGGATTCGTGGATAAACACATTCCGTATCACAAAGATAAAGTTGATAACATCACTATTCCAAAGTTTAAAATCTCTTTCATGTTTAAGGCttccaaggaagaagaaaagcttcATATTTACCATAGTGCTTGCGTCGAGATCGATGAAAAAGGTGCAAGAGCTGCTGCTGCCACTGCTATGGTGCGATACAGCTTTTCTACTCTTCCTAAGATCGATTTTGTGGCTGATCAtccatttcttttcttgattAGAGAAGACAAAACCGGAACTATTTTGTTCGCTGGTCAAATCTTCGATCCTTCGAAAAAATCTTCTTAG
- the LOC104714762 gene encoding serine/threonine-protein phosphatase PP1 isozyme 3, producing MEDSVVDDVIKRLLGAKNGKTTKQVQFTEAEIKHLCSTAKQIFLSQPNLLELEAPIKICGDTHGQFSDLLRLFEYGGYPPAANYLFLGDYVDRGKQSVETICLLLAYKIKYKENFFLLRGNHECASINRIYGFYDECKKRYSVRVWKIFTDCFNCLPVAALIDEKILCMHGGLSPELKHLDEIRNIARPIDIPDHGLLCDLLWSDPDKDIEGWGENDRGVSYTFGVDKVEEFLQTHDLDLICRAHQVVEDGYEFFANRQLVTIFSAPNYCGEFDNAGAMMSVDDSLTCSFQILKASEKKGNFGFGKAGRRGTPPRKGGKG from the exons atggaaGATAGTGTGGTAGATGATGTTATAAAGAGGTTACTAGGAGCGAAGAACGGGAAGACCACGAAGCAGGTTCAGTTCACGGAGGCTGAGATTAAACATCTTTGTTCTACCGCTAAACAGATCTTTCTCAGTCAACCTAATCTCCTCGAACTCGAGGCTCCTATCAAGATTTGTG GAGATACACATGGTCAGTTCTCGGATCTATTGAGATTGTTTGAGTACGGTGGCTACCCACCGGCTGCAAACTATTTGTTCCTTGGGGATTATGTAGATCGTGGGAAGCAGAGTGTAGAAACCATATGCCTTCTTCTTGCATACAAGATCAAATACAAAGAGAATTTCTTTCTTCTACGTGGCAACCATGAGTGTGCTTCGATTAACCGTATTTACGGATTCTATGACGAGTGCAAGAAGAGATATAGCGTTCGAGTTTGGAAGATTTTTACTGACTGCTTTAATTGTCTCCCTGTTGCTGCTCTTATCGATGAAAAGATCCTCTGTATGCACGGCGGGCTATCCCCTGAGTTGAAGCACTTGGATGAGATCAGGAACATTGCTCGTCCTATTGACATTCCTGACCATGGGCTGCTATGTGATCTCTTGTGGTCTGATCCTGACAAGGATATTGAAGGATGGGGAGAGAATGACAGGGGAGTCTCTTACACTTTTGGGGTTGATAAAGTCGAGGAGTTTCTTCAAACACATGACCTTGACTTAATTTGCAGAGCTCATCAG GTTGTGGAAGACGGGTATGAATTCTTTGCAAATAGACAGCTAGTAACGATATTCTCGGCCCCAAACTACTGTGGAGAGTTTGATAACGCAGGAGCAATGATGAGTGTGGATGATTCCTTGACGTGCTCGTTTCAGATCCTTAAAGCATCTGAGAAGAAAGGAAATTTCGGATTTGGCAAAGCAGGAAGGAGAGGAACCCCACCTCGCAAG gGTGGAAAAGGCTGA
- the LOC104714763 gene encoding uncharacterized protein LOC104714763 — translation MDGLEVSCPVDVSLPAKLMGSEGCGGGVRVSSNNKADNNNSDKARVSIGSVNSSIERCSASINKKVAGSSSGASDSSLWRKLMHSHDFVHDRLTKLRVENSSEPSNGYSPVASPESAESPRKRGKLSRSSSNGTSRRTKLILLDDTVTIPRDNDTKEMCGQGSTTFLDKPLVVKQRTSCNGKRGDRRISKVPTRTFSTISSATGEYAFFGAYGLKPEINDVTKLIEDLSLKDLLEGSYECPSLGKDKMKKLENTNDTLLSVFRNVWSIVPTRRPVQSQSSTELETCLSRTLSSPPSSVSASLPNGENTDKVNALDGDLSSSSKDLCMNSDIPSTPLSFPLCDASDVLKRLGLPPPKDLDSLLQDASKPSQNSKNNSDQQRSAKQLPPRSGLPHFPWSQAFNGSSRTNSEAAKLVTGKTLCQGRWLRIPDTTMGSTEGVTDNFANLESLTFNQNLVPPLQKQTITGTKTCQTIFANTTLCQCSEASVSTLPKVSIVPKEPEGSGDVQDDALSCPQLLAAAQTLCDIAVQSAKHNNPNGILRWPNKLSQKSMKARKTKLLEKPPERHKTTVSSFDHNSSNYNNNNNHVRKDSAAEHNHNHHHLKPSKRLKLSTMENKKGTFPSSSSSPIESHRKHSSSSKFKNHSRLMPPPPPPTRTLQKSSMYPHKARKFP, via the exons ATGGATGGGTTAGAGGTTTCTTGTCCTGTGGATGTTTCGTTGCCGGCTAAGCTTATGGGATCTGAAGGGTGTGGTGGTGGAGTTAGGGTTTCCTCTAATAATAAAGCAGATAACAACAACTCTGACAAGGCTCGTGTCTCTATTGGTAGTGTTAATTCTTCGATTGAGCGTTGTAGTGCTTCAATCAACAAGAAAG TTGCAGGAAGTAGCAGTGGGGCGTCGGATTCATCGTTATGGCGCAAGTTAATGCATTCACACGACTTTGTACATGATAGGCTTACCAAACTTCGAGTTGAAAATTCGTCCGAGCCTTCAAACGGTTATTCACCAGTTGCCAGTCCAGAAAGTGCTGAGTCTCCTAGGAAAAGAGGAAAACTTTCGAGGAGTAGTAGTAATGGGACTTCGAGAAGGACTAAATTGATACTTTTAGATGACACGGTTACCATACCAAGAGATAATGACACCAAGGAGATGTGTGGGCAAGGGTCTACTACTTTCTTGG ATAAACCGTTAGTGGTGAAACAGCGGACCAGTTGTAATGGTAAACGAGGTGATAGGAGGATTTCTAAAGTTCCCACGAGAACTTTTTCAACAATCAGTTCAGCGACTGGCGAGTATGCATTTTTCG GTGCCTATGGCCTGAAGCCTGAAATAAATGACGTTACCAAACTCATTGAAGATTTGTCATTAAAAGATCTTCTTGAAGGCTCTTATGAGTGTCCTTCTTTGGGAAAAGACAAGATGAAGAAATTGGAGAATACTAATGACACTTTGCTCAGTGTGTTCAGAAATGTTTGGTCCATTGTACCAACTAGGAGGCCTGTTCAATCACAAAGCTCTACAGAATTAGAAACTTGTCTCAGCAGAACCTTGAGTTCACCACCCAGCTCTGTCTCTGCTTCACTACCAAATGGTGAAAACACCGATAAAGTAAACGCTCTGGATGGAGATCTGTCCTCATCTTCCAAG gaTCTTTGTATGAACTCTGATATTCCTTCCACTCCACTTAGTTTTCCATTATGTGACGCTAGTGATGTATTAAAAAGATTAGGCCTTCCTCCGCCAAAAGATTTAGACTCTCTGCTCCAAGATGCATCAAAACCTTCTCAGAACTCTAAAAACAACTCGGACCAGCAGCGTTCTGCTAAACAACTACCTCCTCGTAGTGGATTGCCACATTTCCCTTGGTCACAGGCTTTTAATGGGAGCTCTAGAACCAACTCAGAAGCAGCAAAGCTTGTAACCGGCAAGACACTTTGTCAAGGACGATGGCTAAGAATACCCGACACTACTATGGGTTCTACAGAGGGTGTAACTGATAATTTCGCCAATCTGGAATCACTCACTTTCAACCAAAACTTAGTCCCTCCACTACAGAAGCAAACTATTACTGGAACTAAGACCTGTCAAACAATTTTCGCTAACACCACGTTGTGCCAGTGCTCAGAAGCATCTGTTTCTACCCTTCCAAAAGTTTCCATTGTTCCTAAAG AACCAGAGGGATCAGGAGATGTTCAAGATGATG CTCTTTCCTGTCCACAGCTATTAGCAGCTGCTCAAACGCTCTGTGACATTGCAGTCCAATCCGCAAAACACAATAACCCAAATGGAATCCTCAGATGGCCGAATAAGCTCTCTCAGAAATCCATGAAAGCCCGCAAAACCAAACTACTCGAAAAGCCTCCCGAAAGGCACAAGACAACTGTTTCCTCCTTCGATCATAACTCAAGCAactacaacaataacaacaaccatGTGAGAAAAGATTCAGCCGCAGAgcataatcataatcatcatcatcttaagCCTTCAAAGAGACTGAAACTATCAACAATGGAGAACAAGAAAGGAACATTCCCAAGCTCAtcatcatccccaatagaatcACATAGAAAACATTCATCTTCAAGCAAGTTCAAGAATCACTCCCGTTTGATGCCGCCGCCTCCACCACCAACGAGAACACTCCAAAAGTCATCCATGTATCCTCATAAAGCTCGGAAATTTCCATGA